In the Populus trichocarpa isolate Nisqually-1 chromosome 1, P.trichocarpa_v4.1, whole genome shotgun sequence genome, one interval contains:
- the LOC18094904 gene encoding pathogenesis-related thaumatin-like protein 3.5: MAQNPRVHDLLLLLVPLSVLVLMNITVAAGQNASTNAKPFTLVNNCKEMIWPGIITKGDSNRGEGFALKPGQTAIYNATVGWSGRIWARTGCNFDKTGTGTCQTGSCGTSLNCTGPSNPPNTIAEFTLGDDVDFYDLSLVDGYNLPIVISPINGKGNCSIAGCEGDLRQNCSSELAVKSNGKVIACRSACNAFNTDEYCCRGAFADPAACQPSNYSRSFKQVCPAASSYAFDDRASIITCSASEYIIIFCASRNQSVCSYHDKKLVCNTSTGSTAPPLDLGGWIRMLSLSMLFILKMKF; this comes from the exons ATGGCCCAGAATCCAAGGGTACatgatcttcttcttctactcgTGCCCCTGTCAGTGCTCGTTCTCATGAATATTACTGTTGCAGCAG GGCAAAACGCATCCACAAATGCAAAACCTTTCACGTTAGTTAATAACTGCAAAGAGATGATATGGCCTGGAATAATAACAAAAGGTGACAGCAATCGTGGTGAAGGTTTTGCTCTCAAACCAGGCCAAACCGCCATCTACAATGCCACGGTCGGATGGAGTGGCCGGATATGGGCACGCACCGGTTGTAATTTTGACAAGACCGGCACTGGAACATGCCAGACTGGTAGCTGTGGCACCTCCCTGAATTGCACAGGTCCAAGCAACCCGCCCAACACCATTGCCGAATTCACTCTCGGTGATGATGTTGATTTCTACGATCTTAGCCTTGTGGATGGTTATAATTTGCCTATAGTTATTTCTCCTATTAATGGCAAGGGAAATTGTAGCATTGCTGGTTGCGAAGGAGACCTGAGACAGAATTGCTCGTCTGAACTGGCTGTTAAGTCCAATGGGAAGGTCATTGCTTGCCGGAGCGCTTGTAATGCATTCAACACCGATGAATATTGCTGTCGGGGAGCGTTTGCAGATCCTGCTGCATGTCAGCCAAGTAACTATTCCAGGAGTTTTAAACAAGTATGCCCTGCAGCATCCAGTTATGCATTTGACGACCGAGCAAGCATCATAACATGCTCTGCATCAGAATACATCATCATCTTTTGTGCCTCGAG GAATCAAAGCGTGTGCTCTTATCACGACAAGAAGCTTGTTTGCAATACATCAACTGGTTCGACCGCACCTCCCCTGGACCTAGGAGGATGGATTCGGATGCTGTCACTGtctatgttatttattttaaaaatgaagttCTAG